From one Dama dama isolate Ldn47 chromosome 4, ASM3311817v1, whole genome shotgun sequence genomic stretch:
- the KASH5 gene encoding protein KASH5: MDMPEGQAGGPTAKMYLWDQAEDRSLGTPLSLEEQILNSTFEACDPQRTGTVAVTHLLAYLEAVTGRGPQDARLQTLACSLDPNGEGPQATVDLDTFLVVMRDWITACQLDGGSELEEEAAFGGALASQQLPSGCPEVEDPANLESFGGEDPRPELPATADLLSSLEDLELSNRRLAGENAKLQRSVETAEEGSARLGEEISALRKQLRSTQQALQFARGVDEELEDLKTLAKSLEEQNRSLLAQARYTEKEQQRLVAEMETLQKENEKLLAERDGVKRRSEELASEKDILKRQLYECEHLICQRDAILSERTRHAESLTKTLEEYRATTQELRLEISHLEEQLSQTQEGLDELSEGAQVRRADCTNLMPPSLGVEIQAIQQKREETAVNLSSPLCGVWPWEEVVSETDEEDELPPETPVEEQGNFPGESAHPQEGGEEQLTWLPRREEEDGAEIQVMVDLPIHPGDSHPEDILGNPPESSPSEPELQQALVPVVKELVPVRRPVWGQLCPCPLRPRRLRVTRLLLVPVPLLGLLLLLVLSVMLLSQSPPPTWPHLQLCYLQPPPV, translated from the exons TGTACCTCTGGGACCAGGCAGAGGACAGGAGCCTGGGGACACCGCTCAGCTTAGAGGAGCAAATACTCAACTCCACGTTTGAAGCTTGTGACCCCCAGAGAACAG GCACTGTGGCTGTGACCCATCTACTAGCCTACCTGGAGGCCGTGACTGGACGGGGTCCCCAGGATGCTCGCCTCCAAACACTGGCCTGCAGCCTGGACCCcaatggggagggccctcagGCCACCGTGGACTTGGACACCTTCCTGGTGGTCATGCGGGACTGGATCACTGCCTGTCAGCTGGATGG GGGATCAGAGCTGGAAGAGGAGGCGGCCTTCGGGGGAGCCCTGGCCTCCCAGCAGCTGCCATCTG GATGCCCAGAAGTTGAGGATCCGGCCAATCTGGAGAGCTTTGGAGGCGAAGACCCCAGACCTGAGTT gCCCGCCACGGCCGACCTGCTGAGCAGCCTGGAGGACTTGGAGCTCAGCAACCGCCGGCTGGCTGGGGAGAATGCCAAACTGCAGCGCAGCGTGGAGACAGCCGAGGAGGGGTCTGCTCGCCTCGGGGAGGAGATCTCAGCCCTGCGTAAGCAGCTCCGCAG TACCCAGCAGGCTCTGCAGTTTGCCAGGGGCGTGGATGAGGAGCTGGAGGACCTGAAGACTCTTGCCAAGAGCCTGGAGGAACAGAACCGCAGCCTTCTGGCCCAGGCCCGGTACACG GAGAAGGAGCAGCAGCGTCTGGTGGCCGAGATGGAGACTCTGCAGAAAGAG AATGAGAAGCTCCTGGCCGAGCGGGATGGAGTGAAGAGGAGGAGTGAGGAGCTGGCCTCGGAGAAGGACATCTTGAAG CGGCAGCTCTACGAGTGTGAACACCTCATCTGCCAGCGAGATGCAATCCTCTCTGAG CGCACTCGCCACGCGGAGAGCCTGACCAAGACCTTGGAGGAGTACAGAGCCACAACCCAG GAACTGAGGCTGGAAATCTCCCACCTGGAGGAGCAGCTGAGTCAGACCCAGGAGGGGCTGGATGA GCTATCCGAAGGAGCCCAGGTGAGGAGAGCAGACTGCACCAACCTAATGCCACCGTCGCTGGGTGTGGAGATCCAGGCCATTCAGCAG AAACGAGAGGAGACAGCCGTCAATCTCTCCAGCCCTCTGTGTGGAGTGTGGCCGTGGGAGGAGGTGGTCAGTGAGAcggatgaggaggatgaacttCCTCCTGAAACCCCAGTTGAGGAGCAG GGAAACTTCCCGGGAGAGTCAGCGCACcctcaggaaggaggggaggagcaaTTGACGTG GTTACCCAGAAGAGAGGAAGAGGACGGAGCGGAGATCCAGGTCATG GTGGACCTCCCTATCCATCCAGGAGACTCACACCCTGAAGACATCCTCGGAAACCCTCCTGAGAG CAGCCCCTCAGAACCAGAGCTGCAGCAAGCCCTGGTGCCCGTGGTGAAGGAGCTGGTCCCAGTCAGGAGGCCGGTCTGGGGCCAGCTCTGCCCGTGCCCTCTGCGCCCCCGGCGGCTCAG GGTCACCCGGCTCCTCCTGGTCCCGGTGCCACTCCTGGGCCTGCTGTTGCTGCTGGTGCTCTCCGTCATGCTGCTGAGCCAGTCCCCGCCCCCCACGTGGCCCCACCTCCAGCTCTGCTACCTCCAGCCTCCTCCAGTGTGA
- the PTH2 gene encoding tuberoinfundibular peptide of 39 residues: METRQVPRGPRVRLLLLLLLLLVSWGHRTASGVALPPAGVFRLRTPGGARAGPATPQSRRSLALADDAAFRERARLLAALERRHWLNSYMHKLLVLDAP; the protein is encoded by the exons ATGGAGACCCGCCAGGTACCCAGGGGCCCCCGggtgcggctgctgctgctgctgctcctgcttctTGTGTCCTGGGGCCACCGCACGGCCTCAGGAGTCGCCCTACCTCCCGCGGGGGTCTTCAG ACTCCGCACCCCCGGCGGGGCTCGGGCGGGTCCTGCCACCCCCCAGTCGCGGCGGAGCCTGGCGCTGGCGGACGACGCGGCCTTCCGGGAGCGCGCGCGGCTGCTGGCCGCCCTCGAGCGCCGCCACTGGCTGAACTCGTACATGCACAAGCTGCTGGTGCTGGACGCGCCCTGA
- the GFY gene encoding Golgi-associated olfactory signaling regulator: MKSFRPILFLLVFLFTWMGSKAAPLVSLPAGSDFLGIDHPSQPYPPASENSTLYGPNPESPGAAYPEPSKTPHVVSSEPSPLAFTETPNTDLQETPHQELPKAPKPNSLNTSTPESLDTFQINPSKMIYPELSDTPKADLTELPHTQSPEASTLNPSKTSHPAFSETPNPDPTQTPHQESPEISKVNSTEISHAETPETRNSNPTKIFDLKSLETHDPDTPNSKFLQTLHPDPTETLHPASHVGHKPNPTEIPQTKFPTTLYQDSTEIPTASDPEISTSLAPETPAPFKEVTALNEQSLNPKSEALAATQPTALKLPASDSPGTVDLKAPQNSSPKGPDAPPPSARIAGPPAPPGPTNQPAPATPRAPQRRSRGERVNTIIVLERVQETGVTLVGRPRGAAGGALCLFLAGIGLLIGIFLLLWCLYRRAARHRPFAHHRLPNDGDEPVMHLDAPKEPYDLYFYAPDAWVPSHIATKQPPPTPPLPPKLPPPPRGGRPQRLEPLSPATLPNNFL, encoded by the exons ATGAAATCCTTCAGACCAATCCTCTTCCTTCTCGTCTTCCTCTTCACCTGGATGGGCTCCAAGGCAGCCCCTTTGGTCTCACTGCCTGCGGGCTCTGACTTCTTGGGGATAGACCACCCCTCTCAGCCCTACCCTCCGGCTTCTGAAAATTCCACCCTCTATGGACCTAACCCAGAATCCCCAGGGGCTGCTTATCCTGAGCCCTCCAAGACACCTCATGTGGTTTCCTCTGAGCCCTCCCCTCTTGCCTTCACTGAGACCCCCAATACTGACCTCCAAGAAACCCCCCACCaagagcttcctaaggcccccaaACCTAACTCACTTAACACCTCAACACCAGAATCCCTGGACACCTTCCAAATCAACCCCTCCAAAATGATATATCCAGAACTATCTGACACCCCCAAAGCTGACCTGACTGAACTTCCACACACACAATCCCCTGAGGCCTCTACACTTAATCCCTCTAAAACCTCACATCCAGCATTTTCTGAGACCCCAAACCCTGACCCTACCCAAACTCCACACCAAGAATCCCCAGAGATTTCCAAGGTTAACTCCACAGAAATATCACA TGCAGAAACCCCTGAGACCCGAAATTCTAACCCCACCAAAATCTTTGACCTCAAGTCTCTGGAAACCCATGACCCTGACACCCCAAACTCTAAATTCCTCCAGACCCTCCATCCTGACCCTACTGAAACACTCCACCCGGCATCTCATGTAGGCCACAAACCCAACCCCACCGAGATTCCCCAAACAAAATTCCCCACAACCCTTTACCAAGACTCAACAGAGATCCCCACGGCCTCTGACCCTGAAATCTCCACTAGCCTTGCCCCAGAAACTCCTGCACCCTTCAAAGAAGTTACTGCTCTTAATGAGCAATCCCTGAATCCCAAATCAGAAGCGCTTGCAGCCACCCAGCCCACCGCCCTTAAATTGCCCGCCTCAGATTCTCCGGGGACAGTTGATCTGAAAGCCCCCCAGAATTCCAGCCCTAAAGGGCCCGacgcccctcctccctcagcccGGATTGCGGGGCCCCCTGCTCCTCCAGGGCCCACCAATCAGCCGGCCCCAGCCACCCCGCGGGCCCCCCAGCGGCGCAGCCGAGGTGAGAGAGTCAACACTATCATCGTGTTGGAGCGAGTGCAGGAGACCG GCGTGACCCTGGTGGGGCGTCCCCGGGGCGCGGCAGGCGGGGCCCTCTGCCTATTCCTCGCTGGGATCGGGCTGCTCATCGGCATCTTCCTGCTGCTGTGGTGTCTCTACCGCCGGGCGGCTCGACACCGGCCCTTCGCACACCACCGCCTCCCGAACGACGGAGATGAACCGG TTATGCATTTGGACGCCCCGAAGGAACCCTACGACCTCTACTTTTACGCGCCGGACGCCTGGGTCCCTTCACACATCGCTACCAAGCAGCCACCGCCTACCCCCCCGCTGCCGCCCAAGCTGCCTCCGCCGCCCCGCGGGGGCCGCCCCCAGCGCCTGGAACCGCTCTCCCCTGCCACGCTCCCCAACAATT